Proteins from one Planctomycetota bacterium genomic window:
- a CDS encoding DUF1549 domain-containing protein gives MVRRMKHRTSIWHWFFTAGVLTLLGAAAVRAEPTAEQIKFFENEVRPLLADNCYECHGPDKKRNGLRLDSLAGMINGGKNGPVIVPGDPDKSEMIRAIRHVDADLQMPKDKPKLSDAQIQTLVRWVKIGAPWPGAGPIRPGPQFTEQDRAWWAIQPVRKAEPPEMDDHGWSRNPIDRFVYQKLIDNGLTPAKSADRAALIRRVTFDLTGLPPTMAEIDAFVEDTSPNAYEKVVNRLLASPQYGERMARQWLDLVRYADSDGYRADGYRPDIWRYRDYVVRSFNADKPYDQFVREQIAGDEIAPDDPDALVATGYLRLGVYEWNQRDCYLQENTILDDITAVTSDVFLGLSMGCARCHNHKFDPILHEDYYRLRAFFEPVVWRDDVAPVTPAEKKKHDAKLAAWNEKTASLRAELEPLERKYDDKAAHTAVIKFTEELQAMWKKPEAERTPFEKQMCYLIGRQVDYERERVKWGDEDKKKRDEINAKLKEFDELKPGELPSAMTATDIGPSAPPTTIPGDKRNRVIEPGFISILDPEPAAIHPPSTGASTGRRTALANWIADAKNPLTARVIVNRIWQEHFGQGLVITPSELGKLGEPPSHPELLDWLAATFIEHNWSLKDLHRLIVLSATYQQTAERDTPDLAARIDPSNRLLWRMNTRRLEAEQVRDAILMVSGSLSEDMGGRSVSGNEPRRSLYVQNRRLTPDELLNAFDGADGLGSTPTRNVTTTASQALLMLNGDWPIKQAAALAERVSKAHPGDRAAQVDLAYRLAYGRSATTDERKIGVAFINQQTDVITDRKVKASTYVVKPFPGESTQAIVIRNGMAEDRFEVPYDPTLPSKELTVEAVVQLDSLYENAAVRIIASQWNGDNGEPGWSLGVTSEKSAYTPRNLIVQIVGQTGKGERKYEVLASGLHLELGRPYYVGFAFDPNDASAGGVTFYLRDLSDPTFEMQTAHVEHKVIGGYTSKSPLIVGGRNGRSSSGWDGLIDEVRISNRVLGADELLNASAHSRPDTVAYWRFENKPGVLKDESGHDRTLAPGYQGSDPHASDAALVDFCHVLLNSSEFVYVE, from the coding sequence ATGGTTAGACGCATGAAACATCGCACGAGCATTTGGCATTGGTTTTTCACCGCCGGCGTGCTGACGCTGCTTGGCGCGGCGGCTGTTCGCGCCGAGCCCACCGCCGAGCAGATCAAGTTTTTCGAAAACGAAGTGCGCCCGCTGCTGGCGGACAACTGCTACGAATGTCACGGCCCCGACAAGAAGCGCAACGGCCTGCGGCTCGATTCACTGGCGGGCATGATCAACGGCGGGAAAAACGGCCCGGTCATCGTGCCCGGCGACCCCGACAAGTCGGAGATGATCCGCGCGATCCGTCATGTCGATGCCGACCTTCAGATGCCCAAGGACAAGCCCAAACTGTCCGACGCACAAATCCAGACGCTGGTGCGATGGGTCAAAATCGGCGCGCCCTGGCCGGGCGCCGGCCCGATTCGACCGGGCCCGCAGTTCACGGAGCAGGACCGCGCCTGGTGGGCCATTCAGCCGGTCAGAAAAGCCGAGCCGCCGGAGATGGACGATCACGGCTGGTCGCGCAATCCAATCGACCGCTTCGTCTATCAGAAGCTCATCGACAACGGGCTCACGCCCGCCAAGTCCGCCGACCGCGCGGCTCTGATTCGCCGCGTGACGTTCGATCTGACCGGGCTGCCGCCGACGATGGCGGAGATCGACGCGTTCGTCGAAGACACGTCGCCCAATGCGTATGAGAAAGTGGTCAATCGCCTGCTGGCCAGCCCGCAGTACGGCGAGCGTATGGCGCGACAGTGGCTCGACCTGGTGCGCTACGCCGACTCGGACGGCTACCGGGCGGACGGGTACCGGCCCGACATCTGGCGCTATCGCGATTACGTCGTGCGGTCCTTCAACGCGGACAAGCCCTATGACCAGTTCGTCCGCGAGCAGATCGCCGGCGACGAGATCGCGCCCGACGACCCGGATGCGCTCGTCGCGACGGGGTATCTGCGGCTGGGCGTGTATGAATGGAACCAGCGCGACTGCTACCTGCAGGAAAACACGATTCTCGATGACATCACGGCGGTGACCAGCGATGTGTTTCTGGGGCTGTCGATGGGCTGCGCCCGCTGTCACAACCACAAGTTCGACCCGATCCTGCACGAGGACTATTACCGGCTGCGTGCGTTTTTCGAGCCGGTGGTCTGGCGGGATGATGTCGCGCCCGTGACGCCGGCGGAAAAGAAGAAGCATGACGCGAAGCTGGCGGCGTGGAACGAGAAGACCGCTTCGCTCCGCGCGGAACTGGAGCCCCTGGAGCGGAAGTACGACGACAAGGCGGCGCACACGGCGGTGATCAAGTTCACGGAGGAGCTTCAGGCGATGTGGAAGAAGCCCGAAGCGGAGCGCACGCCGTTCGAGAAGCAGATGTGCTACCTGATCGGGCGGCAGGTCGATTACGAGCGGGAGCGCGTCAAGTGGGGCGACGAGGACAAGAAGAAGCGCGATGAGATCAACGCGAAGCTCAAGGAGTTCGACGAACTGAAGCCCGGCGAGTTGCCGTCGGCAATGACGGCGACGGACATCGGCCCCAGCGCTCCGCCGACGACGATTCCCGGCGACAAACGCAATCGCGTCATCGAACCGGGGTTCATCAGCATTCTCGACCCCGAGCCCGCCGCCATCCATCCGCCGAGCACCGGCGCGTCGACGGGCCGACGGACGGCGCTGGCAAACTGGATCGCCGACGCGAAGAACCCGCTGACGGCGCGCGTGATCGTCAATCGCATCTGGCAGGAGCATTTCGGGCAGGGACTGGTCATCACGCCCAGCGAACTGGGCAAGCTCGGTGAGCCGCCGTCGCATCCCGAATTGCTCGACTGGCTCGCCGCCACGTTCATCGAGCACAACTGGTCACTTAAGGACCTGCACCGGCTCATCGTCCTATCCGCCACCTATCAGCAGACCGCCGAGCGCGACACGCCCGACCTTGCCGCCCGCATCGATCCGTCCAATCGGCTCCTTTGGCGCATGAACACGCGGCGCCTCGAAGCGGAGCAGGTCCGCGATGCGATCCTCATGGTCAGCGGGTCGCTGTCGGAGGACATGGGCGGGCGCAGCGTCAGCGGCAATGAACCCCGCCGCTCGCTTTACGTACAGAATCGCCGGCTTACGCCCGACGAACTGCTCAATGCCTTCGACGGGGCGGACGGTCTTGGTTCGACGCCGACGCGCAATGTCACGACGACCGCCTCGCAGGCGCTGCTCATGCTCAACGGCGACTGGCCGATCAAACAGGCGGCGGCGCTGGCCGAACGTGTCAGCAAAGCGCACCCGGGCGATCGCGCGGCCCAAGTAGACCTGGCGTATCGACTGGCCTACGGACGATCCGCCACCACCGACGAGCGCAAGATCGGCGTGGCGTTCATCAATCAGCAGACAGACGTCATCACGGATCGGAAGGTCAAGGCGTCGACTTACGTCGTCAAGCCCTTCCCCGGCGAAAGCACACAGGCGATCGTCATCCGCAACGGCATGGCGGAGGATCGCTTTGAGGTTCCCTACGACCCGACGCTGCCGAGCAAGGAGTTGACGGTCGAAGCGGTCGTTCAGCTTGATTCGCTTTACGAGAACGCCGCGGTGCGGATCATCGCATCGCAGTGGAACGGCGACAACGGCGAGCCGGGCTGGTCGCTGGGCGTGACCAGCGAAAAGTCGGCGTACACGCCGCGGAATCTGATCGTGCAGATCGTGGGGCAGACGGGCAAGGGCGAGCGCAAGTACGAAGTGCTCGCCTCGGGGCTGCACCTTGAACTGGGCCGGCCGTATTACGTCGGATTCGCATTCGACCCCAATGACGCATCGGCCGGCGGCGTGACGTTCTATCTGCGCGATCTGTCGGACCCGACGTTCGAAATGCAGACCGCGCACGTCGAGCACAAAGTCATCGGCGGATACACATCCAAATCCCCGCTGATCGTCGGCGGGCGCAACGGGCGCAGCAGCAGCGGATGGGACGGACTCATCGACGAAGTACGCATCAGCAACCGCGTGCTCGGCGCCGATGAACTGCTCAACGCTTCGGCGCACAGCCGGCCCGACACCGTGGCGTACTGGCGATTCGAGAACAAGCCGGGCGTCCTTAAGGACGAGTCCGGCCACGACCGCACGCTCGCCCCCGGCTATCAGGGAAGCGACCCGCATGCGTCGGACGCGGCGCTGGTCGATTTCTGCCATGTGCTTTTGAATTCCAGCGAATTCGTATACGTGGAGTGA